A DNA window from Cervus canadensis isolate Bull #8, Minnesota chromosome 30, ASM1932006v1, whole genome shotgun sequence contains the following coding sequences:
- the FAM110C gene encoding protein FAM110C: MRALDAPASPRLLASDSGSPAAPDASGPARRSAVERLAADRAKYVRGPPGAGPGPAGGGSSPEATGGQARVPGPGVRRAIARKPLRPDSLVIYRQKCEFARASGADSPRASLVKKLFQGPSKDKTPEPPGAARVGAELGVRAQGAAQAEPGPSAPPAPARSVGTTPRVSAAPGGAELLGVRRLGLQRSQSDLSSRYSASLAESDTFFQYCGLEPDVVEALGRENFSAGSDRGALKVRSVSVATSDSGFSRRSGEDEGLQEEELTEQVPSTTSVVERNARIIKWLYTCKKAKETPGQGLQGPA; the protein is encoded by the coding sequence ATGCGCGCCCTGGACGCGCCTGCGAGCCCGCGGCTCTTGGCCTCGGACTCCGGGTCCCCCGCGGCCCCGGACGCGTCTGGGCCCGCTCGCAGGAGCGCGGTGGAGAGGCTGGCGGCCGACCGCGCCAAGTACGTGCGCGGCCCGCCCGGGGCCGGACCAGGCCCGGCTGGCGGGGGCAGCAGCCCCGAGGCGACCGGAGGGCAGGCGCGCGTCCCCGGGCCCGGGGTGCGCAGGGCTATAGCGCGGAAGCCGCTAAGGCCGGACTCGCTGGTCATCTACCGTCAGAAGTGCGAGTTCGCCCGAGCGTCAGGAGCCGACAGCCCCAGGGCAAGCCTGGTGAAGAAGCTCTTCCAGGGGCCGAGCAAGGACAAGACGCCCGAGCCTCCTGGCGCCGCCCGGGTGGGAGCGGAGTTGGGGGTCAGGGCCCAGGGGGCCGCCCAGGCCGAGCCTGGCCCCTCCGCGCCTCCCGCGCCCGCGCGGTCGGTCGGGACGACCCCCAGGGTCTCGGCTGCGCCCGGCGGCGCAGAGCTGCTGGGGGTGAGGCGCCTGGGGCTACAGCGCTCTCAGTCCGACCTCAGCTCGCGCTACTCCGCGTCCTTGGCCGAATCGGACACTTTCTTCCAGTACTGCGGCCTGGAACCCGACGTGGTGGAGGCGCTCGGGCGGGAGAACTTCTCGGCCGGGTCGGACCGCGGCGCCCTCAAGGTCCGCAGCGTGAGCGTGGCCACCTCCGACAGCGGCTTCTCCCGGCGCAGCGGGGAAGACGAGGGGCTGCAGGAGGAGGAGCTGACGGAGCAGGTGCCCAGCACCACCTCGGTGGTCGAGAGGAACGCGCGCATCATCAAGTGGCTATACACCTGTAAGAAGGCCAAGGAGACGCCCGGCCAGGGGCTGCAGGGCCCGGCGTGA